GCCAATCACCGCCGCTTCGCGGGCGGTGTAAAAACGGCCTTCGTACTGTTTGCTGGTGAGCAGAATCCCCACGCTGCCATCACCGAGCCAGGAGGCCATACAGTCGATGGCACAGCGGCCTGGCAGGTTGAACACAGGGCGCATAATTTTGGTCAGCAGTGCACCAAAGAGCTCCAGCAGGCCAAAATTCAGCAGCAGTGGCAGCAGCATACCGGCAAAAATAAACACGCTGAGCAGCACGGGCAAAAGGTCGTTGAGTACCAGCCCCCCGGTATTGCCGGATGTAATGGCTTCAGGGCCTACACCGGCAAAGGTCATCAGGATAAAGGCTGCACCCAGCATACGGATGAAAAACCACATCGGGCTGACGTTGAACAGCGCATTCAAAAAACCGTTTTCGGTAATGAATTTGGGCTTTGCCACCTTGGTGATGAGCGACACCAGGGTAGTCAGAACCACCACCGCCGTCACTATGGCCGTCGCCTTATCACTCAGCGCATGTTGCAGGGCTTTTGAAATAATGGCGATGGGGATGGTGATGGCATCCTGATAGCTGACCGGCGTCATAAACAGCAGTAGCCCTATCAGGGAGGGGACGATAAAGGTCAGTATCGTCTTGATGTTGTGATTTTGTTTTTCTGAAGCCACGGTATTGGCACCTTAAGCTGTTGCGAATAAAGCTCTGTTCCCCACATTCCGTGGTCGAGTCGCAGTTTAACTGTTTTGCGGCCGGTGCATGTCCATGCAGGCCGGAATTTGGCGAGGGGCAAGATTACTCTCTAAGACCTGCGCTGTAAAACGATTCGCCGCCGATATTGTTCAAGTTTGAGCTTGAGCATAGTTATTGACGGTGAATGACTGGATATAGCTTACTCTGGAGTATTGGAAACATCACGTACTAAATCGATATTAATCAGCGTGTTGCCAATGTGTTTTTGAAATGTTTAACGCAGGTTTCTTGAAAATGGGCAGGCGTTTGTCGCCTGCCCGTGAACCCTTGGGTGTGCCACTCATTGGATGGCAAATGCCTCAGTGGCCAAAGGTTTGACGAAGGCTGCTGGCCTTATCGGCGCTGGATTGCAGTTCCAGAGTGGCCTTGCCCACCAGACTCATGGCGGCGAGGTTGTCACTGGCGCTTTGGGCAATCTGCTGCAGGTTTTGGTTTATGTCGGCCACCACGGCTTCCTGCTGGGCCGAGGCTACAGCGTTTTGTTCCGCGAAGTCGTGGATTTCGCTTATCTGCACATGAATATCCTGAATGTCATCAACGCTTTGGGCAATGGCATGGGCACAGGCTTCTGCTTCCTGCTGGCTGCGGCCCATCTCTTCGGCCCAGTTCCCCAGCATGGTGAACATCTGCTCGACACTGCGTGAAATGCTCATGGTGGACTGCTGGGTGCGGGACGACAGGGCACGCACTTCATCGGCAACCACGGCAAAACCGCGCCCCTGCTCGCCGGCTCTGGCGGCTTCAATGGCCGCATTCAATGCCAGCAGGTTGGTTTGCTCCGCGATGGCATCGATTTCGGACATGGCGCTGGCGACTTTCTCGGCTTCACGATTAAGCCGTTCGGCATTGCTGGCCGCCTCTGCCACGGCATTGGCAAGGCTTGCAATCCGGACACGTTTTTCAGACATGGCATGGGCATTGTGCTGACACAACTGCTGGGCACCACGAATTTTTTCGGAAGTTTGGCGACTGTTGAGTGCCACTTCGCCTATGGTAGCTGTCATTTCTTCCATGGCGCAGGCCAGTTGCTCCAACTGCCTATGCTGCATATCGAGGCTGGCCTCGGTTTGTCCGCTGGCGACCACCAGGTTTTCGGCGATGCGCTGCAATTGCAGCGCCTGATCCTGACTGCGACCCAGTACGCCCTGCATGCGTGCCTGCTGCAGCAACAGCTGAAAGTCCAGAATCGAGGAGGTGTCATAGCCGCAATAGACGTGGCGGCTGACCGAGTCGAACTCCTGTTGCAACGCCATCAGGCGGGCAGGAATGCGAAACGCCTCATCGTAGAAAATGGCAAGATTAATCCCCATCAAGAGTGCGCCGGCCACCATCACGCCGGGGCCCCACAGCAAGCCGCACATGGCTAAGCCCGTGGTGGCAACCAGGGCGGAAATAATGCGCTTTTGCCCGAGGGAAAGGTGGCGTGGCAGGCCCTTACCCTGCTGCAGACGCTGATAAATACGGGTTGCGCGATTGATCCACTGTGTCTGCGGCATGCGGCGCACCGACTGATAGCCGACGATTTTGCCCGCCTCAAAGATGGGCGACACAAAGGCATCCACCCAATAAAAGCTGCCGTCTTTGGCGCGGTTTTTCACCAGGCCCCGCCAGGACTGTCCGGCTTTGAGCTTACTCCAGAGTTCAGCAAAGGCGTCTGCTGGCATATCCGGGTGGCGCACGATATTGTGGGAGTGCCCCACAAGTTCCTGCTCGGTATAACCGCTGATTTGAATAAAGCGTGGGTTGGCGTAAGTGATGACACCACGCAAATCCGTGGTGGAAATCAGCTCGTCATCCTGTTTGAGGCGAATTTCACGTTGGTTTATGGGGCGATGTTTCGACATATTCGACATAGGTACGGCCGTCGGCTCTGGAGGTTATTATGGTTCGGTAAAAGGCGATCAATGTAGCATAAGTAATCCATAATTTGATCAGGGTTTTACTCCGATTTAGGTATAAGTATTAGTCACTTGTTGTTGTGGTTTGATGCCAACGCCTTGGCAGACATGAAACTGGGCGCAGGGGGATATGTTTTACTTTCTCCAGACATGCAGACCGAAATACGGATGTGAGACAGCTAAAAAAATGTCATACGGTTAGCTGTAAAGGCCGGTTTTTATCTGTATGGTAAACAAAGTGATTTTACTATTCTGCCCAAGGATTGGAGACAAGGTGCCCCAGAGCTTTAGCGATACCCCAAGGGGATCTGGCAACAAGTGTCACAAGATATTCCGGCTCGCCAGGCAAATGTTTGCCGTCGGTATGCTGTTGCTGTGCGCGTGTTTACTAGGGGGGGCGCTGGGTTTCAGCTCGGCAGATAATCCGGGGTTGTTCAGCCCCTTCAATCACAACCTTTCAGAGCTTGGCACCTATGGGCTGTCGCCCCTTGCCGTGCTCGCCAATGGCGGTGTCTTCTTCGGTGGCTTGCTGCTGAGTCTGGGCTGCCTGCAGGGGATGCGCACTCAACGCGGTGGCGGCATGATGGCATGGCTGCTGCTGGCGTTCACCTGGCTGTCTCTGGCCCTGACAGGACTCTTTCCATCGAACGTGTATCATCTGCATACCCTTGCCCTGAAATGGTTTTTTATTCTGGGGCTAGCTGCAAGCCTGTGTTACTGCATCTATCTTGCGCTGCGTCAGGCGCCGGTAACCGGCTTTTGGGCTTTGAGTCTTTGTTTGATGGCCTTGGTAGCAAACAGCGCTTTTTTGCTGTTGCCCAGTCTGGCGCTGGAGAGCCTGCCCTTCAGCAGGCCCTTTTATGAAGAGGCCTATTCCCCCTATCCAAGGCCAGCGTTTTGGTGGCCCGCCACACTGCAATGGTTAAGTCTGGTCACCATGCTGTTGTGGCAAGCCGAGCTCTTCAGACGGCCTGATTAAATCCCGCTTCCCCAAACCAGTATCCATTACATTCATTCCCCGACAGTGGGGTTGAGGTTTCCAGGTTCGGCAGTGACATGCCACTCGGGGAAATCCTGAACCAATCTACACCCATCGCGGCCATATTGTGCCATTCGCTGGCCAGATTCACGCAGGCCGCCGACTGGGTCTGGATGCCGTTGAGTCTGAGCAGCGGCTGAGATTCCTGGGTTTGCACCAACAGCCCCTTGCTGTGGCTCTTGCAGATTATCTGACAACCATCTTTGGCCAGACCATGGTGACGGGCCGTAAAACAGCGGGCCGAGTGGGCAAGTGGTATGTGCCCGTAGCCCAATACCTCTACTTCGGGCCGCGACGTACCCAGTTGGCTCAGCACCTCGGCCAGCCATTCACGGGAAAGCTCCACCGGCATGACAAAGCGCTGCATTCCCCAGTCGGCCAGTTTGCGGATGCTGGCGGCATTATAGAGGTTGATATGGGGGCCACACACAAAGGGCACAGCGGCTTCGCGGGCATGGTGAACTGCGGCCATGTCGTTGGCTTCGATGATAAACTCGCCATTACTGACCAGTTTTTTAAGCTCGGTCACTTCTCCAGCGGCTTCAATCAATGCCAGGCTGGTGAGCACCACCTCTTTACCGGCATCCCGCAGCTCGCGGGCCAATGTCAGGTAGTCGCTGGTCTTGAGCTCGCGCCTGCGACTGCAGACGGCCTCACCCAGATACACCAATTCGATTCCGCTTTCGGCTATTGCCCGGTAAAACTCAAAAACTTTGGTTTTGTCCCAGCAATAGAGCAGGGGGCCCAGACTGGTTTTCATGTGCTTGCTCCTTACTGCCAGCGGCGCTCATAGGCGCCCAGGGTGGTGATTTGGCCTTCGGATAACTTACCCAGCGCCCTGTCCCAGTCGGCCTGAACCTGATATTGCTCAGGATTGCGCTTAAAGGTATCGATGGCGGCGCGCCACACCCGGGTAACCTGCTCTACGTAGGCCGGACTGCGCTGTCGTCCTTCAATCTTGAGCGATACCACTCCGGCACGTGCCAGCTCTGGCAGCAGGCTCAGGGTGTTAAGGCTGGTGGGGGACTCGAGCAGGTAATCCGGGGTATCGCTGTCTTCGGCGATAAAGCGCCCCTTGCATACCACCGGGTAGCCCATTTGCTCATGCCGGGAGGCCTTATCAATCAGGACTTCGTTGAGGCGGGTCAGGCTCTGATCGCCCTCTTGCTGCCAGCGTACGTGTTTGGCCGGTGAGCAGGAACCGCCGGTATTTGGGGACTGGCCCGTAACGTAGGATGACAGGTGGCAGCGCCCCTCGGCCATGATGCACAGGCTGCCAAAGGCAAAAACCTCCAAGTCCACCGGGGTGTCGGCGGCGAGATCCCGAACCTGTTTCATCGACAGCACCCGAGGCAACACCACGCGCTCGATGTTGAAAGCGTCCTTATAGAGGGTAAGCGCCCCGAGGTTGGTGGCGCTTGCCTGCACCGACAGATGCAGCGGCAGGTCGGGGTAACGATTGTGGGCATAATCCAGCAGCGAGATATCGGCAACGATCAGCGCATCGGCCTTCAGACGTGCCGCCAAATCCACCGCCTGATACCAACGCTGCTCTTCACCGGGTTTGGGAAAGGTATTCAGGGTGAGGTAGAGCTTCTTCCCCGCCGCCGCGGTGAGCCGTCTGGCCTCGGTTAACTGTTCCGGGGTAAAGTTCAGCCCGGCAAAGGAGCGGGCATTGGTATCATCTTTCAGCCCCAGATAAATCGCATCGGCCCCGGCATTGAGGGCGACCTTGAGCGCGGCCAGATTGCCGGCCGGACACAACAACTCCATAGTGTGACACTCTTCAAATATCCAAAAACGCCCGCAGTGTACCCATGTTTGTCGGCCCGGGACTTGATGTAAGACAAGAGGCTGAAACTAAAAGCCGCTTATGATGCCCTGAACCCGTTTGGCCTGAAAATAGAGGAGCCTTCATGCCTTATCCTTTTGCGGCACGCCTTGCCAAAGATTTGCTGGAAACCGCGCCTGCATTGGTGCGTTTGCCACTGTCCAAGGTACCTTTTGCGGCCAAAGCCGCCCTGATTAACCCCCTGCTGTCGCTGCTTATGGCCGACGAAGCCAAGGCCGGTGAGCTGGATTTTCTCTCCGGTAAGTGGGTGGGGATTGAGGTAAAAGATTTGGGGCTGTGTTTTGAGGTGAGCTTCGATGGCGCCATTAAAGTACAACCGCCCGGCGCGCCGCAGGTGCAGTTCAGTGCCAATTCCCGGGAGCTTTTGCTGATTGCCGCGGGTAAAGAAGATCCGGATACGCTGTTTTTTCAGCGCAGGCTCTCCATTGAAGGGGATACTGAGCTGGGGTTGATGGTAAAAAATATGCTGCTTGCCATCGACCTGGGCCGTTTGCCTGCGCCGGTACAGACCAGCCTCATCCAGCTGGCCAATGCCCTGGTGGTTTTGGAGCAAAAGGCCGAGCCAGCCTGGGCCTGAGTGTGTCGATACGCATGCGGTCAGCGCCCGGTCTTTACCGGGCGTTTTTCTTTTGTCTTTGAGACCTTACTCTCGTTTGCTGTTGGCGCAACAGGGGGAAGCGCGCTAGCATGATGTGATTGAAATGGAGGTAAATCTGTCATGCCCGATTCTGTCAATGCGTCCAAAAAAATCAGTACCTACCTCTTTCTAACCGTGCTCGGCATCTGGCTATACAGCCTCTGGGCCGACCGGGTGACACCCATGACCACCCAGGCCTTTGTGCACGCTTATCTGGTACGCATTACCCCCGAAGTAGCGGGCAATATAGTGCAGGTGAACGTGGGTAACGATAAGCGGGTTGAAGCCGGTGAGCTGCTGTTTGAGATTGATGCATCCCAGTATCAAATTGCCCGTGAAAAGGCCCAGGCCGATTTGGAGCGGGTAGGGCAAAGCCTCGGGGCAAGCACCGCTGCGGTGCAGGTTGCACAGGCCAAGGTGGGCGATGCCCGTGCCGCGCTGGATAACGCCAAGGCGCAGGCCGCGCGGGTCGAAACCCTCGCCGAACGAGGGGTGCTCAGCCAGGCAGAGCTGGATAACGCAAGGGAGGCTGAGCAGCGCGCCCAGGCCAGTTTAGCGGCGGCCGAGGCGTCTTTATTGCAGGCAAAACAGAATCTTGGCCCTGTAGGGGAGAATAACCCTGAGCTTAAAGCGGCCATGGCAGCATTGGCGAAGGCAGAGCTGGACCTCAAACGTACCCGTGTAGTGGCACCGTCCCGGGGTGTGGTCACCAATGTGCAGCTATCGCCCGGTCAATACATGGCGCCCGGGCAACCGGCGCTGACCTTTATCGATCCCCGTGAAGTATGGATTTCAGCCATGATGCGGGAAAATTCACTGGAGCATATCCGCAAAGGGGTGAAGGTTGGACTGGTGTTTGACGCCCTGCCGGGGCGGGTATTTGAAGGTGTGGTCGACAGCATCGGCTGGGGCAGTGGCGGGGCCAATAACATCGACCAAACCACGGGCTTTGAAACCGCCCAAACCGGCAAGCAGCAGGCCAAGCGATTCCCTGTGCATATTCGCTTCGATACGGCGCCAATGGCGAATGAGTTGCGCTTTGGCTCCCAGGTGACAGTGGCTTTTTACACAGGAGAAAGCAGCGTGGGAGAAGTTCTTGCTCAGCTGTGGCTGTGGTGCTGGAGTAAGCTGACTTATGTCTCCTAAGCGCGCATTGGGAGTTCGCCTTTGGTATTTCAAAGGCTTTTCCAGCAGGGCTAATCCAGTACTCAGAATTGCCGTTGCCGCGCTGGTGCCGCTCTTTGTGCTCCAGTATCTGGAAAATCCATTGCCCATGTTGGTGTCGGTATTTGCGGTGATCATGCTCACTTTGATGCCGGGACGGCCTTCGTTGCAGGTGCTGTCGAAACTCAGCATGGTGGTGGTGGTCGCCGCCATGGTGCAGCATGCTGCCGGCATTCTGTTGTCGGGAACAGGCACCGGCTCCTGGCTGTTTTTATTTGCGGTGCTCTTCTACAGCCTGTCGAGAATCCACCTGAACCCCAAGGATATCGTTGGGTTGATGATGATGATCCTGGGTATCATGGTCACCATATTGCACTGGCAATTTGCGATGACAGTATCCAATTTGCCGCTGGTGCTCGCGGCCAATTTCGTGGGCGCCATTGTGATGGTGTATCTGGTGTTTTGGCTGTTTCCAGGGGAAGAATTGGGCGCCGAAGCTGACACAGCCTGGGAGCTAACTCCCAGTCATTGGCTTAAGGTTTTTGTTAAGTCACTGTTTTTATTGTTGGTGATATTTTTGCTGATTGATGCGGATAACAGCCAGAGTCTGCTGATTGCCATCACCCTTGCCAATCTCGTCAAAGACCCCAACCCCATGGCCGGGACCCACAATGGACGGCAAAGACTGTGGACCACTGCGGTGGGCGTACTGTTGACTCTCCCCTTACTGCTGGCATTTTGGCTGGATATGCACTGGTGGCTGTTGATGCTGTTTGCCATTGCACTGGCCTTGTGGGGCAGCGCACTGGCGCTGGAGCACAAGGCTTCAATGGCAGAGTATCAGCTGCTGATGAGCAGCTTTGTGATGCTGGTTTATCAGGTCATCAGCCACGATGGCTCCAGCTCCCTCACTTCGTCCCTGACCCGATTGGGGGCCGTGGTACTGGCCGTTTTATTGGGGGTGATGTTGCTGGGGATGCTGTCTGGTCTTGGAGTGATGCGCACCGGCAGTCGTGCGACCAAGCCCGCTAAAATGGGCTTGGATTGAGTCAGAGCTTGCCGGTGAGACGGGCGTACTTAATCAGCAGCTCATCCTGAGTCTCAGGGTGCGCCGGGTCGGGGTCGATGCAGTTGATAGGGCAAACAGACACACAGGTAGGCTTGTCGTAATGGCCCACACATTCGGTGCAGCGGTCCGGATCGATTTCATAAATCTCAGCGCCCATGGCAATTGCCTGGTTGGGACACTCGGGTTCGCACATATCGCAGTTAATACAGCTGTCGTCAATTATTAAGGCCATAGCCTTGAAAAACCTCAAAATTTATCTGCCGTAAACGGCTGCGTCACTCAACATTGCTGGCCTATGGCCAATCCCGATTTTTAACGATGTGCCTGTACTGCTTATTTTAGCACTACAGGCCACCGGGGAGGCGCGATTCTACCATGGGGGCGTGGCAAAACCTAACCCGGTATCATGGGATACTGAATCAGATGGGCCGGTTTGTCGTTCTGATTTGCTCAGGCCTGTCTCCTCCATTGTGAAACCATTCAAGTCACTGTATCGGCGAAAGTTGCATACAAAGTGTCATGGAGCTGTGCTACTTTTTTATACAGGTACTGACCAAGGTTATTACCTGAGGCCCAGTGAAAGGGGACGCAGTCAAACCGGGTGAGTCTGAACGTGTTCTGGATGCAGCAGATTTGCTGGCAGGCAAAGGAGAAATGCCATGATGCTCGAATGGGTAGCGACAGATAAGGGAAACCAGGTCATTGAAAGCCTCAAGGCCGAGGGGTGGCGGGTAAAGGCCCAATACAGCCCCTTTGCCTTTGATAAAGGCATCGATTATGACAGCTACGAGCTGGTAAGAGCCGGTGATACCCTGAAACTGGAGTGGGACAACTGGCTCGAATGGCGCCTTTGTGGGTCGGCAACCCTGTTGCAGTCGCTGAAACAGCGCTTTGAACTCTAGCTGCTCTATTGGCAGCTACAGCACGCCGCATTTTACTGCTCCCATGAAAGCGCCGGGGTGGTTGTGGGAGCTGCCAGTTCATCTATCCATTGAGATTGATGCAATAAAAAAGGCTGCGAGTTTCGCAGCCTTTTTTATTGCATGGCGGGGATTATTCCACCTTGGTGGGGATCACTTCTGCTTCGCCGTGTGGGTTACGGGTGTTGTTGCCGTTTGGCAGATTGCGCAGCAGTACGCCCATATTCACATCCACTTCGGCCGGCACCGGCAGGTACACCATGTGGCCTGAACCCAGGCCGGCCTCAACAGCCTCGCCCTTACGGTTGTAGAGAGTGTCTACGGTCAGGTTGATGTTGCCCTGGGGTGTCATCAGCTCAACGCTGTCACCCACGATGAATTTGTTTTTCACATCGATTTCGGCGAGGCCCGCTTCGTTGCGCTTACCGGTAAATTCACCCACAAACTGCTGGCTGTCGCTGATGGAGTAGCCATAGTCGTAGTTCTGGTACTCGTCGTGTACGTGACGGCGCAGGAAGCCTTCGGTGTAACCTCGGTGGGCCAGACCTTCGAGGCGGGTCATCAGGTGTGGGTCGAAACCACGACCGGCCACGGCATCTTCAATGGCCTGACGGTACAACTGAGCGGTACGGGCCACGTAATAGAAGGACTTGGTACGGCCTTCAATTTTCAATGAATCCACGCCGATTTTGGCCAGGCGCTCCACGTGCTGGATGGCACGCAGATCTTTGGAGTTCATGATGTAGGTGCCGTGCTCATCTTCAAACGCAGGCATGTATTCGCCGGGACGGTTTTCTTCCTGCAGCAGGAAAATTTTGTCGGTGGCAGGACCATTGCCCAGGGTTGGAGTTTCCAGCTGTACGGCGCTCTCCGGGGTGTGGATGGCAACCACGTCACCGGCTTCGTTCTCGGTGGCTTCGTGGGCGTCATACTTCCAGCGGCAGGCGTTGGTGCAGGTGCCCTGGTTGGGGTCACGCTTGTTGATATAGCCAGACAGCAGGCAGCGGCCAGAGTAGGCCATGCACAGGGCGCCGTGTACGAACACTTCGAGCTCGATGTCCGGGCAGCGCTGACGGATTTCTTCGATTTCATCCAGCGACAATTCGCGGGACAGAATCACCCGCTTGATGCCAACAGACTGCCAGAACTTAACCGAGGCCCAGTTGATGGCGTTGGCCTGTACCGACAGGTGCACTACCTGATCAGGGAAGGCTTCGCGCACCATCATGATCAGACCCGGGTCTGACATAATCAGGGCGTCCGGCTTCATGGCAACCACGGGCGCCATGTCATCCAGGTAAGTTTTCAGCTTGGCATTGTGGGGAGCAATGTTGCTCACCACGTACAGTTTTTTGCCAAGGCTGTGGGCTTCTTCGATACCTGTCTTCAGGTTTTCCAGTTTAAAGTCGTTGTTGCGTACGCGCAGACTGTATCTGGGCTGACCCGCATACACGGCATCTGCGCCATAGGCAAAGGCGTAGCGCATGTTTTTCAGTGTGCCTGCCGGCGACAGAAGCTCAGGTTTAAACATATTCATTCCCGAAGAAAGTATAAAAGTGGACGCGACTCGCGGGGGCGGCATTTTACTCAATCATAGCCCCTCAGTGCAAATCTGAGTGCATAGGTCGGATATTCCGGGTGGGTTAGACTAAAATGTTGCGGGTTTGTCGTCGTATGATGTTATTTTGCACTTCGCCTGTTAGTTTGGGCTGGTATACTGCACCAATAAATAGAATAACCTTTTGATGGGAGCCAAGATGTCGAACGAGCACCAGCTTTTGGTCGGATTGCTGAAAAAGCTGAAGGACGATGCCCTGATTTTGCCAACCCTGCCTGAAGTCGCCATGAGAGTTCAGGAAGTGGTGGGAAGGCCCGATTCCAGTCTTAAACAGGTTGCAGAAATTATTGGCCAGGATGCTGCCATATCTGCCCGTATCATTAAAGTGGCCAACAGCGCCCTTTACAGCCGTGGTGTACCGGCAGAAAACATCAATTCAGCCGTTACCCGCATCGGTCTGACTCAAATCAAAGCCATTGCCACTTCCGTTGCCATGGAGCAATTGTTTATCTCCACCAATGAAATGGTGTGGGAAGTGATGGATGAAGTGTGGCGCACCTCCATCGATGTAACTGCTGCTGCCTGTTCGCTGCTGCAGATTTACAACAAAAAGCATCCGGGCAGTGGTCTGAATTACGATACCCTGACGCTGGCCGGGTTGGTGCACAATATTGGTGCCCTGCCGGTGCTGACCGAGGCGGAAGCCCATCCTGAGATGTTTACCACCATAGAGCACCTGCGCTCACTGGTGCGCAAGATGCAGGGCCCCATCGGCCGTGCTGTGCTTAAAAGTTGGGACTTTGCGCCTGAAGTGATGGAAGTGGTCGAACGCTGGGCGGACTTGCCTTATCTGGGCGATCATGTCAGTTATCTCGACTTTATCCGTGCGGCAGCCTTCTACACGGGTGAACTCAGGGCGGGCAATGAGCTTGAACAGCGTCTGGATGTGTTCGTTAAACGTGGCTTGCCGGTAAGTCCGGAAGATTTGGGCAGCGACGCGTTTCTTGACAGCTATCACTCCATCAAGGAAAGTTACGAGTAATCAAGGTCCGGGGCAGGGGCAACCCTGCCATGGAACAGGACCCGTTCTTTTCTCGCGCTAAGGAGGCTCAGTGTTAAGGTCTACCCCATGGTTTATCTGATTGCCTTCCTGGCTGCCTGCCTCTGCTTGCTGGTTTGGCTTTGGTATCGTCAGTCACGCCGTTCAGAGCTGTTTCTTCATAGTCTTACCCAGGAGTTGCTCAGTAAAGGAGAGCAGCGCCAGCCTCTGATGCTGACCGATATCCCCGAGTCTTTTTCAGCCCTGGTTCAGGCCATTCAGCATGTATTGCTGCATACCCCTTTGCACACCACCAAGGACAAGCTTACCGGCTTGCCCAATCGGGTTGGTTTCAAACGGGCCATTACCCACGCCATGCCGCTCACATCGGGCACCCTGGTATTAATCGATCTCTATCGTTTCCGCTACGTTAATGACCTCTTCGGTTTCGCCTTTGGCGATACCCTGCTGCAATTATTCGCCGACCGTTTACGTTTGATGCCGAAAAAGCCCCGTCAGATGGCGCGCATGAATGGTGATGAATTTTTGCTCTACTTCGATACCTGCCTGGATGCCAAGGGGCTGCTTGAAATCAAGCAACTGTTGCAGCAGCCTTTCAGCATTCAGGACACCCCCGTCTCGGTCAGACTACAAATGGGGTATGTACAACTGGCTGAGCACCATGCCGATGTCAGCCAAATGCTCAGGCGCGCCGATTTGGCACTGAAACGCGCCCGCAGCGACAAAGATATGTTGGCGGCTTATCAACAGGATGATGATATCAGTCAGCGCCGTGAACTATTTATCATCAATAACTTGCCCAAGGCGTTGGCGCACAATCAACTGTATCTGGTATACCAGCCCAAAGAATCGCTGCACCATGGCGGCTGTGAGCAGGTTGAGGCGCTTATCCGTTGGGAGCACCCAGAGCTGGGACTGATTTCTCCCGCAGAGTTTATTCCGCTGGCGGAATATGCGGGAATGATAGATTTGGTTAGTGCCTGGGCGCTGGAGCAAGTGCTGATGCAGCAGGTGCGCTGGCGCGCCGAAGGCATACATATTCGGGTGGCGGTGAATCTGTCGGTGGAGGATATGCAGGAAGGCAATCTGCCATCGATGGTGGAGGCGGCTCTGGCCCGTTACCATCTGCCCGGCGAGGTGCTGGCGCTGGAAATCACTGAAAGTACCCTGATGTCCAATTTGGCCCGCGCCACAGACAATATCGTCAAGCTGAGGGGCATGGGCGTAAAAGTTGCTATCGATGACTTTGGCACAGGTCACTCATCATTGGCCTACCTCAAAGATTTGCCTGCCGATGAGGTGAAAATCGACCGGGCGTTCCTCGATGGGATCATGGAACAGGAACGCGCCCGCAATATCATGACCACCAGTATCCAGCTGGCCAAGCGCCTTGGTTTTGAGGTCACTGTCGAAGGCGTGGAGTCGGACGCCCTGCGCAAGATGTTGGCCGCCATGGGGGCCGATAATATTCAGGGGCAGTATTTCGCCAGACCGATGCGGGCGTTGGAGTTGGAAATGGATCTGCGGCGTCTGGGCATCGCCAGACGCGCCTGATTAAGCTTCCAGTAAGTCAGTCATCAGCTTTGCCGGCATGGGCGTGAGCTGGCGCTGCTGATTCAGGCACACCATTTCGATATAGCCGCTGACAGCCGGGCGGGC
This sequence is a window from Shewanella zhangzhouensis. Protein-coding genes within it:
- a CDS encoding DUF2955 domain-containing protein, with translation MSPKRALGVRLWYFKGFSSRANPVLRIAVAALVPLFVLQYLENPLPMLVSVFAVIMLTLMPGRPSLQVLSKLSMVVVVAAMVQHAAGILLSGTGTGSWLFLFAVLFYSLSRIHLNPKDIVGLMMMILGIMVTILHWQFAMTVSNLPLVLAANFVGAIVMVYLVFWLFPGEELGAEADTAWELTPSHWLKVFVKSLFLLLVIFLLIDADNSQSLLIAITLANLVKDPNPMAGTHNGRQRLWTTAVGVLLTLPLLLAFWLDMHWWLLMLFAIALALWGSALALEHKASMAEYQLLMSSFVMLVYQVISHDGSSSLTSSLTRLGAVVLAVLLGVMLLGMLSGLGVMRTGSRATKPAKMGLD
- a CDS encoding HDOD domain-containing protein, with the translated sequence MSNEHQLLVGLLKKLKDDALILPTLPEVAMRVQEVVGRPDSSLKQVAEIIGQDAAISARIIKVANSALYSRGVPAENINSAVTRIGLTQIKAIATSVAMEQLFISTNEMVWEVMDEVWRTSIDVTAAACSLLQIYNKKHPGSGLNYDTLTLAGLVHNIGALPVLTEAEAHPEMFTTIEHLRSLVRKMQGPIGRAVLKSWDFAPEVMEVVERWADLPYLGDHVSYLDFIRAAAFYTGELRAGNELEQRLDVFVKRGLPVSPEDLGSDAFLDSYHSIKESYE
- a CDS encoding YfhL family 4Fe-4S dicluster ferredoxin, whose product is MALIIDDSCINCDMCEPECPNQAIAMGAEIYEIDPDRCTECVGHYDKPTCVSVCPINCIDPDPAHPETQDELLIKYARLTGKL
- a CDS encoding putative bifunctional diguanylate cyclase/phosphodiesterase; translated protein: MVYLIAFLAACLCLLVWLWYRQSRRSELFLHSLTQELLSKGEQRQPLMLTDIPESFSALVQAIQHVLLHTPLHTTKDKLTGLPNRVGFKRAITHAMPLTSGTLVLIDLYRFRYVNDLFGFAFGDTLLQLFADRLRLMPKKPRQMARMNGDEFLLYFDTCLDAKGLLEIKQLLQQPFSIQDTPVSVRLQMGYVQLAEHHADVSQMLRRADLALKRARSDKDMLAAYQQDDDISQRRELFIINNLPKALAHNQLYLVYQPKESLHHGGCEQVEALIRWEHPELGLISPAEFIPLAEYAGMIDLVSAWALEQVLMQQVRWRAEGIHIRVAVNLSVEDMQEGNLPSMVEAALARYHLPGEVLALEITESTLMSNLARATDNIVKLRGMGVKVAIDDFGTGHSSLAYLKDLPADEVKIDRAFLDGIMEQERARNIMTTSIQLAKRLGFEVTVEGVESDALRKMLAAMGADNIQGQYFARPMRALELEMDLRRLGIARRA
- the yegQ gene encoding tRNA 5-hydroxyuridine modification protein YegQ, giving the protein MFKPELLSPAGTLKNMRYAFAYGADAVYAGQPRYSLRVRNNDFKLENLKTGIEEAHSLGKKLYVVSNIAPHNAKLKTYLDDMAPVVAMKPDALIMSDPGLIMMVREAFPDQVVHLSVQANAINWASVKFWQSVGIKRVILSRELSLDEIEEIRQRCPDIELEVFVHGALCMAYSGRCLLSGYINKRDPNQGTCTNACRWKYDAHEATENEAGDVVAIHTPESAVQLETPTLGNGPATDKIFLLQEENRPGEYMPAFEDEHGTYIMNSKDLRAIQHVERLAKIGVDSLKIEGRTKSFYYVARTAQLYRQAIEDAVAGRGFDPHLMTRLEGLAHRGYTEGFLRRHVHDEYQNYDYGYSISDSQQFVGEFTGKRNEAGLAEIDVKNKFIVGDSVELMTPQGNINLTVDTLYNRKGEAVEAGLGSGHMVYLPVPAEVDVNMGVLLRNLPNGNNTRNPHGEAEVIPTKVE